One part of the Dermacentor silvarum isolate Dsil-2018 chromosome 6, BIME_Dsil_1.4, whole genome shotgun sequence genome encodes these proteins:
- the LOC125946427 gene encoding uncharacterized protein LOC125946427: MEIDTGSPVCVISRHIYERHGTQWPRLKAPQMKLSCYAGELPMLGELELSVRYKNVSVMCTLIVLDCAGPSLCGRDLITALSNMGVTIGQLTAPELPAATRSFAHRVNSMLADYEDVFSADLGLIKGPPASLKLKSTATPKFCRQFTLVTHHQPLLGLLRPDRQTPTIAAAQIQRWALFLGGYQYKLQYVPGKQLLTADALSRLPVEASGPTLDGDPPERTPQREGKSPAEFLLVYQLRSRLDM; encoded by the exons ATGGAAATCGACACAGGGTCTCCGGTGTGCGTCATCTCGCGCCATATCTACGAGCGACATGGCACACAGTGGCCACGCTTGAAGGCGCCCCAAATGAAGTTATCGTGTTACGCGGGAGAGCTGCCAATGCTGGGTGAACTCGAACTGTCGGTGCGGTACAAAAATGTGTCCGTCATGTGCACACTAATTGTGCTTGACTGTGCAGGACCGAGCCTATGTGGACGTGACCTGATAACGGCGCTCAGCAATATGGGCGTGACGATTGGACAGCTGACGGCGCCGGAATTACCTGCCGCTACACGTTCATTCGCTCACAGGGTGAACAGTATGCTTGCGGACTACGAAGACGTCTTCTCGGCAGACCTTGGACTCATCAAAGGTCCTCCTGCTAGCCTGAAGCTCAAGTCGACAGCGACGCCAAAATTCT GTCGGCAGTTCACCCTGGTCACCCACCATCAACCCCTGCTCGGACTACTGAGGCCTGATCGCCAGACACCAACGATAGCAGCAGCTCAAATTCAACGGTGGGCACTGTTCCTGGGCGGCTACCAGTACAAGCTGCAGTACGTGCCTGGGAAGCAACTGCTGACAGCAGATGCCCTCAGCAGACTTCCAGTAGAGGCGTCTGGGCCAACGTTGGATGGCGACCCACCCGA GCGAACCCCCCAAAGGGAAGGAAAGTCTCCTGCGGAGTTTCTCCTGGTCTACCAACTACGTTCGCGCCTGGACATGTGA